A stretch of Flavobacteriales bacterium DNA encodes these proteins:
- a CDS encoding NAD(P)-binding protein — protein MRHQPIKPSYDVVVIGAGVSGLTSAALLSRAGLSVGVFEMDSRPGGYLAGFRRKDFRFDSAIHWLNQCGPRGLVTRVFDFIGNDHPVAEIQPNIKRYVGDTYSYHLTNNPDELKAELIAKFLHEKDGIERFFKDAKQIGKSFDGLPAFSRSLETMGFLEKFFFNMQRLEFAMAFLKHIRFTGPEGTVKGLQRYFKDPEMLKIFGSEEELLSALVPIGWAYYSDYQSPPKGGSQVFPEWLQYVTEKLGNDVHFQYRVEKIELENGQAKGVTLDRKGEKFTVKAKHIIAACDVETLYEKMLPDTAVPTTIKKKLKDAELYSSAVTINLALNCPVEELGLDDAMLFIVRDDVKRTEHNAGDPHKAGISVLAPSFRDPSLAPKGKGTMTIYCYARFHQNEQWMTEIDEHGHLKRGEAYKKFKQEYADVLIDRVEKKLGKDIRSHIEYCDIATPITHWRYTGNRDGSLMGARPGKANMQAKIAGHRTPVKNLWLGGHWADLGGGVPIAVKSGMNTALLVLKDMKPTAFKVLAHYVDTKITKEEADNSGIFVPYDNSWIQELTPAEKKQNIL, from the coding sequence ATGCGTCACCAACCCATCAAACCATCCTACGATGTGGTTGTCATCGGTGCGGGCGTTAGCGGACTGACCTCTGCTGCGCTGCTAAGCCGTGCTGGACTTTCCGTTGGCGTTTTCGAAATGGACAGTCGGCCAGGGGGTTATCTGGCAGGTTTCCGCAGGAAGGATTTCCGTTTTGATAGCGCCATTCATTGGTTGAACCAGTGCGGACCGCGAGGTCTGGTAACCCGCGTTTTCGATTTCATTGGAAACGACCATCCTGTGGCAGAAATTCAGCCGAACATCAAGCGATATGTGGGCGATACGTACAGCTATCATCTCACCAACAATCCCGATGAACTGAAAGCAGAGCTCATTGCCAAGTTCCTGCACGAGAAGGACGGCATTGAACGCTTTTTCAAGGATGCCAAGCAGATAGGAAAGTCGTTTGACGGACTGCCCGCTTTCTCGCGTTCGTTGGAAACAATGGGTTTCTTGGAGAAATTCTTCTTCAACATGCAACGGTTGGAATTCGCAATGGCGTTTCTGAAGCACATCCGTTTTACAGGACCCGAAGGAACGGTGAAAGGATTGCAGCGCTACTTCAAAGACCCTGAAATGCTGAAAATCTTTGGGTCGGAAGAGGAATTGCTTTCTGCGTTGGTGCCTATCGGATGGGCGTATTATAGCGATTATCAGAGTCCACCGAAAGGTGGAAGTCAGGTATTTCCTGAGTGGTTGCAATACGTGACCGAGAAACTCGGAAATGACGTTCATTTCCAATATCGGGTTGAGAAAATTGAACTGGAAAATGGGCAGGCCAAGGGCGTCACCCTCGACAGAAAAGGCGAGAAATTCACCGTAAAAGCCAAGCACATCATTGCCGCTTGCGATGTGGAAACGCTGTATGAGAAGATGCTTCCCGACACGGCTGTTCCAACCACCATCAAGAAGAAACTGAAGGACGCGGAACTCTACAGCTCGGCTGTGACCATCAACTTAGCACTGAATTGCCCTGTGGAAGAACTCGGTCTGGATGACGCCATGCTTTTCATTGTGCGTGATGATGTGAAACGCACGGAGCACAACGCAGGCGACCCGCACAAAGCGGGCATCAGCGTTCTCGCTCCTTCGTTCCGCGACCCATCATTGGCACCGAAAGGCAAAGGCACCATGACCATTTACTGCTACGCACGGTTCCATCAGAATGAGCAATGGATGACGGAAATCGATGAACACGGTCATCTGAAACGTGGCGAGGCGTACAAGAAATTCAAGCAGGAATATGCAGATGTGCTCATTGACCGCGTGGAGAAGAAACTCGGCAAGGACATCCGTTCGCACATTGAGTATTGCGACATCGCAACGCCTATTACGCACTGGCGCTACACGGGAAACCGCGATGGCTCGCTGATGGGTGCGCGCCCTGGAAAGGCAAACATGCAGGCCAAAATTGCGGGGCACAGAACGCCCGTGAAGAACCTTTGGCTTGGTGGCCATTGGGCAGACCTTGGCGGTGGCGTTCCCATAGCCGTTAAATCGGGCATGAACACCGCGTTGCTGGTACTGAAAGACATGAAACCAACTGCGTTCAAGGTATTGGCGCATTACGTGGATACGAAAATCACCAAAGAAGAAGCCGACAATTCGGGTATATTCGTTCCGTATGATAATTCTTGGATTCAGGAATTGACTCCTGCCGAAAAGAAACAGAACATTTTATAG
- a CDS encoding helix-turn-helix domain-containing protein: MDRYANIKDFDQLVELEHGKVGSESRNRYEENAQMFIISEMLKAARKEANLTQEQLAEKTGTKKSYISKLENAKGNIQLSTLIRIFEQGLNKRIGLTFL, encoded by the coding sequence ATGGACAGATACGCGAACATCAAGGATTTTGACCAGCTTGTTGAACTCGAACATGGAAAGGTCGGTTCTGAAAGTAGAAACCGCTATGAGGAGAATGCACAGATGTTCATCATCTCTGAGATGTTGAAGGCTGCACGCAAGGAGGCCAATCTTACGCAAGAGCAATTAGCAGAAAAGACAGGCACCAAGAAGAGCTACATATCCAAATTGGAGAACGCCAAAGGGAACATTCAACTTTCCACGCTCATCCGCATTTTTGAGCAGGGGCTTAACAAGCGAATTGGGCTTACCTTTCTGTGA
- a CDS encoding type II toxin-antitoxin system RelE/ParE family toxin: MVRKIIFFETHFIEFYQEQDAKVKAKIQYVLELIKQVDRVPEKFLKHLEGTDGLYEIRVEFQSNIYRIFCCFDEGRLVIHFNGFQKKTQKTPKNEIEKAQRLMRQYFEQKSN; this comes from the coding sequence GTGGTAAGGAAAATCATCTTCTTCGAAACGCACTTTATTGAGTTCTATCAGGAGCAGGACGCGAAGGTGAAAGCCAAGATCCAGTACGTGCTTGAACTGATAAAACAGGTTGACCGCGTGCCAGAGAAATTCCTGAAACACTTGGAGGGAACGGATGGTCTGTATGAGATACGGGTCGAGTTCCAATCGAACATTTACCGCATCTTCTGTTGTTTTGATGAAGGACGGTTGGTGATACACTTCAACGGTTTTCAGAAGAAAACGCAGAAGACACCGAAGAACGAAATTGAAAAGGCGCAGCGTTTGATGCGGCAATATTTTGAACAGAAAAGCAATTGA
- a CDS encoding transposase: protein MNKHEVFVGVDISKKTLDISLGSDGNYDDHRIDNTTGSIRKFFKKHLNEGFFIIGMENTGRYNWPLLSVLSDHCFKVFVINPLHISKSLGLVRGKDDRTDAKRICNFIGKNHAELTPWKPKRKVIDALGVLISERRRLKKMKTQTLCAQKDFDLLDNGPTKKALTGNNRGLIKDLNKHVRS from the coding sequence ATGAATAAACATGAAGTATTTGTGGGAGTGGACATCAGTAAAAAGACCTTGGACATCAGCTTGGGGTCGGACGGCAATTACGATGACCATCGTATTGATAACACCACCGGCAGCATTCGAAAGTTCTTCAAGAAACATTTGAATGAAGGCTTTTTCATTATCGGTATGGAGAACACCGGAAGGTACAACTGGCCGTTACTGAGTGTGTTGAGCGACCATTGTTTCAAAGTCTTTGTCATCAACCCACTGCACATCAGCAAGAGCCTTGGACTGGTAAGGGGCAAGGATGACCGGACAGATGCCAAGCGTATCTGCAATTTCATCGGAAAGAACCACGCGGAACTCACTCCCTGGAAACCGAAAAGAAAGGTGATAGACGCCTTGGGTGTTCTGATCTCTGAACGCAGACGATTGAAAAAAATGAAGACTCAGACGCTTTGCGCACAGAAAGACTTTGACCTTTTGGACAATGGTCCCACCAAAAAAGCATTGACAGGGAACAATCGAGGACTGATCAAAGATCTCAATAAGCATGTTAGATCGTAG
- the msrA gene encoding peptide-methionine (S)-S-oxide reductase MsrA, producing the protein MSSSEAALEKATFGAGCFWCVEAMFQDIKGVTSVVSGYSGGHVKNPSYKEVCTGRTGHAEVIQVTYDPDIVSYETLLEAFFLSHDPTQLNRQGADVGTQYRSVIFYHTAVQQQLAEEKKAALNREDAFGAPVVTEISAFETFYPAEDYHQDYYAINPNQPYCSRVVGPKLDKFRKVFKDKLKH; encoded by the coding sequence ATGAGCAGCAGCGAGGCCGCATTGGAGAAAGCAACTTTCGGAGCAGGGTGTTTCTGGTGTGTGGAGGCCATGTTTCAGGACATCAAAGGCGTTACCAGCGTGGTGTCTGGCTACAGTGGCGGACACGTGAAAAATCCGTCTTACAAGGAGGTTTGCACGGGAAGAACGGGCCATGCGGAGGTCATTCAAGTGACCTACGACCCCGATATTGTCTCCTACGAAACGCTGCTGGAGGCCTTCTTCCTCTCGCACGACCCAACGCAACTCAACCGCCAAGGCGCGGATGTAGGTACGCAGTACCGCTCGGTGATCTTCTACCACACGGCTGTGCAACAGCAGTTGGCAGAGGAGAAAAAGGCGGCACTGAACAGGGAAGATGCCTTCGGTGCACCAGTGGTAACTGAGATCTCAGCGTTTGAAACGTTCTACCCAGCGGAAGATTACCATCAGGATTACTACGCCATCAACCCCAACCAGCCGTACTGCTCACGCGTGGTGGGCCCCAAACTGGACAAGTTCAGGAAGGTGTTTAAGGACAAACTCAAGCACTAA
- a CDS encoding NAD(P)/FAD-dependent oxidoreductase, producing MGADEHNIPTIDLPRVVIIGGGFAGLKLAKGIDSRLYQTVLIDKNNYHTFQPLMYQVASSGLEPDSIAYPLRKIFKGKEHFHFRMADVSKVDVESKVVETSIGPIHYDKLVVATGADSNFFGMENVEKHSMPMKNLVESLNLRSRILKCFEKALNATDIAEQEALMSFVIVGGGPTGVELAGALAELKKQILPTDYPDLDIRRMQVHVVEAADRLLANMSDHASTATLKFLKSMGVNVWLGHQVKDFDGKEVVTDKHTFRSHTLIWAAGVKGMPIGGLDASLTRGNRLETNAQHEVKGMSDIYAVGDVSAVKSETTPNGYPMLASVAGQQGAHLAKNLNALAKGRKTTDFKFNDKGTMATIGRNRAVVDLPNAKFSGLFAWFTWMFVHLMLLVDFRSRLVVFINWAWSYINFDKGTRLIVRSEDD from the coding sequence ATGGGAGCAGACGAACACAATATTCCCACCATCGACCTGCCAAGGGTTGTGATCATCGGAGGCGGATTTGCCGGCCTCAAACTGGCAAAGGGTATCGACAGCCGCCTGTACCAAACGGTGCTCATCGACAAGAACAACTATCACACCTTTCAGCCCTTGATGTATCAGGTGGCAAGCTCTGGCCTCGAACCCGATTCCATTGCTTACCCGCTTCGCAAGATCTTCAAAGGCAAAGAGCATTTCCATTTCCGCATGGCGGATGTCTCGAAGGTTGATGTTGAAAGTAAGGTGGTTGAAACGAGCATCGGCCCCATTCATTACGATAAATTGGTGGTGGCCACAGGAGCCGATAGCAATTTCTTCGGAATGGAAAATGTGGAGAAGCACAGCATGCCAATGAAAAATCTCGTGGAGTCATTGAACCTTCGAAGCCGTATTCTCAAATGCTTTGAGAAGGCTCTCAATGCAACCGACATTGCCGAACAGGAAGCACTGATGAGTTTCGTCATAGTTGGTGGAGGTCCAACAGGTGTGGAGTTGGCAGGGGCGCTGGCCGAACTGAAGAAACAGATACTTCCTACCGATTATCCCGATCTGGACATCCGCAGAATGCAGGTGCATGTGGTAGAGGCTGCCGACCGACTGTTGGCCAATATGAGTGACCATGCATCCACCGCAACACTCAAATTCCTCAAATCGATGGGCGTGAACGTCTGGCTCGGCCATCAGGTTAAGGATTTTGACGGCAAAGAGGTGGTTACCGACAAGCATACGTTCCGCAGTCATACGCTTATCTGGGCGGCAGGTGTAAAAGGAATGCCCATTGGCGGGCTGGATGCGAGCTTGACACGCGGCAACCGCCTGGAGACCAATGCCCAGCACGAGGTAAAGGGAATGAGCGACATTTATGCCGTGGGAGATGTTTCAGCTGTAAAATCGGAAACCACACCGAACGGATATCCCATGCTGGCTTCCGTGGCAGGGCAGCAGGGCGCGCATCTGGCCAAGAACCTCAACGCCTTGGCCAAAGGCCGCAAGACCACCGATTTCAAATTCAACGACAAAGGAACCATGGCCACCATTGGCCGTAACCGTGCCGTGGTAGATCTTCCCAATGCCAAGTTCAGCGGGCTGTTCGCTTGGTTCACTTGGATGTTCGTTCACCTGATGCTGCTTGTCGATTTCCGGAGCCGCTTAGTGGTATTCATCAACTGGGCGTGGAGCTACATCAATTTCGATAAGGGAACACGGCTCATCGTTCGTTCGGAGGACGATTGA
- a CDS encoding transposase, whose amino-acid sequence MVETALDELVKQDESLNQQSKLLRTVTGIGKVLCWNLLYKTNGFISISDPRKMACYAGVVPFEHSSGTSVRGRSRVSHYADRDLKGILHLAAMSSIRLDGELRTYYLRKVAEGKNKMSVLNAVRNKILHRAFAVIKNQKPYQDNLVVS is encoded by the coding sequence ATCGTAGAGACAGCTCTGGATGAACTGGTGAAGCAGGATGAAAGTCTGAATCAGCAGAGCAAACTTCTGCGGACGGTTACAGGCATCGGCAAGGTCCTTTGTTGGAATCTGCTCTACAAGACCAACGGGTTCATCTCCATATCCGACCCGCGTAAAATGGCCTGTTACGCTGGCGTTGTACCTTTTGAACACTCATCCGGAACATCGGTCAGAGGCAGAAGTAGGGTGTCGCACTATGCTGATAGAGACCTGAAAGGAATTCTTCATCTGGCCGCAATGAGTTCCATCCGTTTGGACGGTGAACTAAGAACCTATTATCTGAGAAAAGTAGCCGAGGGCAAAAACAAAATGAGCGTTTTGAATGCAGTAAGAAACAAGATACTGCACAGGGCTTTTGCTGTGATAAAAAACCAAAAACCGTATCAGGATAATTTAGTCGTGTCATAG
- a CDS encoding NAD(P)-binding protein: MNELPSKVDIVVVGTGFAGVCMGIKLLENGFKDFLILERSDDVGGTWRDNTYPGAACDVHSHLYSYSFEPNPNWSRMFANHREIYDYTKHCVQKYGLEPYIRYGKSVLGGDYDAATSEWTINLADGTSFKCNKWINGMGPLNRPVFPNLEGINDFKGPHFHSSKWRHDVDLKGKKVAVVGTGASAVQIVPNIVDTVAELHLYQRTPAWVIPKPDREMKGFEKWLFKHLPLVQKLYRWRIYWQNEFTVNLIVFNPKWTKLIAGIGKRHLKKGIKDPELREKLTPNYSPGCKRILPSNVFYPAIAKENVQLHTEGIERITESGLLGKDGRETKVDVIIYATGFEAADFPTWFKVSGKDGQQLLDVWKDGPEAYLGTVVSGFPNMFMLIGPNTGLGHTSMIIMIEAAVQYTIECLKALQRHHAKALDVKPEVQQTYNADIQRKLATTVWAVGGCNSWYISKTGKNTSVWPDFTFNYMRATKKVKDGDFEFHN, encoded by the coding sequence GTGAACGAACTTCCATCGAAAGTTGACATTGTAGTTGTAGGAACCGGATTTGCGGGCGTTTGCATGGGCATCAAACTGCTCGAAAACGGCTTCAAGGATTTCCTGATTCTCGAACGTTCTGACGATGTGGGCGGCACGTGGCGCGACAACACCTATCCGGGTGCGGCCTGCGATGTGCACTCGCACCTCTACTCCTACTCGTTTGAACCCAATCCGAACTGGAGCCGCATGTTCGCCAATCACAGAGAGATATACGATTACACCAAGCATTGCGTGCAGAAATACGGGCTGGAGCCGTACATCCGTTACGGGAAATCGGTGCTGGGTGGCGATTATGATGCAGCCACTTCCGAGTGGACTATCAACTTGGCGGATGGCACCAGTTTTAAATGCAACAAGTGGATAAACGGCATGGGGCCGCTCAACCGTCCCGTGTTCCCGAATTTGGAAGGAATCAATGATTTCAAAGGGCCGCATTTCCATTCTTCGAAATGGCGGCATGACGTAGACTTGAAAGGCAAGAAAGTGGCCGTGGTGGGCACGGGTGCCAGCGCAGTTCAAATTGTACCGAACATAGTCGATACCGTTGCGGAACTGCACCTTTATCAGCGCACACCTGCGTGGGTCATCCCCAAACCAGACCGAGAAATGAAAGGCTTCGAAAAGTGGCTTTTCAAACACCTTCCGTTGGTTCAGAAACTGTACCGTTGGCGCATCTATTGGCAGAACGAATTCACGGTGAACCTCATCGTGTTTAATCCGAAATGGACGAAACTCATTGCAGGCATCGGAAAACGTCATTTGAAAAAAGGCATCAAAGACCCCGAACTGCGCGAGAAACTGACCCCGAACTACAGTCCCGGTTGCAAGCGCATTCTGCCATCCAACGTGTTCTACCCTGCCATTGCCAAGGAGAACGTGCAACTGCACACCGAAGGCATTGAGCGCATTACCGAAAGCGGCCTACTGGGCAAGGATGGCCGCGAGACCAAGGTGGATGTGATCATTTACGCCACAGGGTTCGAGGCGGCCGATTTCCCCACATGGTTCAAGGTTTCGGGCAAGGACGGGCAGCAACTGCTGGATGTTTGGAAGGACGGCCCCGAAGCGTATCTCGGAACGGTGGTGAGCGGTTTCCCGAACATGTTCATGCTCATTGGCCCCAACACGGGACTGGGCCACACCAGCATGATCATTATGATAGAGGCTGCAGTACAATACACCATCGAATGCCTGAAAGCGCTGCAACGCCACCACGCTAAGGCGCTGGATGTGAAGCCCGAAGTGCAGCAAACCTACAACGCGGACATACAGCGCAAACTGGCCACCACCGTGTGGGCTGTGGGCGGCTGCAACAGTTGGTACATCTCCAAAACGGGCAAGAACACCTCCGTTTGGCCCGATTTCACTTTCAATTACATGCGCGCTACCAAGAAGGTGAAGGATGGGGATTTTGAGTTTCATAACTAA
- a CDS encoding acyltransferase family protein, with product MRYIGQFTFLRFLAAALVVVFHFGKDVFPFDQGGLKELVNEGSIAVSFFFFLSGMVLGIRYMNDTTLRFGPFMLKRIARIYPTYLLAFVAALVLMMVFKNAYPRGLSIILQALSLHAWAPGSCLAINFPGWSISVEMFLYLMFPLLVVPFRRLSLTNATVATLALWAISGVLHVLASKYLYRPNDPAIGQFILYFPPWHLNAFVFGMLGARFIQEMQLTENPRPVLSKVLYVVGALLFVGILTTQNPVRPYTHNGLLSPIYFMVLLGLAADRSAFTRLLAAKPLELLGNASYALYILQWPIYLVFEQVVPDDALGNGRFYLYFVILTLTSVASYLLFEKRMKRLILMKWSSK from the coding sequence ATGAGGTACATCGGTCAGTTCACGTTTCTGCGCTTTCTGGCGGCCGCTTTGGTAGTGGTATTCCATTTTGGGAAGGATGTCTTTCCATTCGACCAAGGCGGGCTGAAGGAACTGGTAAATGAAGGTTCCATTGCGGTCAGCTTCTTTTTTTTCCTGTCGGGCATGGTGCTGGGCATCCGCTACATGAACGATACAACGCTACGGTTCGGCCCCTTTATGCTGAAACGCATTGCCCGCATCTATCCCACGTACCTGCTGGCATTTGTGGCCGCGCTGGTGCTGATGATGGTCTTCAAGAACGCCTATCCGCGTGGGTTGAGCATCATTCTACAGGCGTTGTCGCTACATGCGTGGGCCCCGGGCAGTTGCCTGGCCATCAACTTTCCGGGATGGTCCATTTCGGTGGAGATGTTCCTCTATCTCATGTTCCCGTTGCTGGTGGTACCATTCCGCAGGCTTTCGCTTACAAATGCTACGGTTGCCACCCTTGCGCTATGGGCGATAAGCGGTGTGCTGCATGTGCTTGCCTCCAAGTACCTGTACCGACCGAATGACCCTGCCATCGGTCAGTTCATCCTTTATTTTCCGCCATGGCATCTCAACGCGTTCGTTTTCGGGATGCTGGGTGCGCGGTTCATTCAAGAGATGCAGTTGACGGAAAATCCTCGCCCAGTGCTCTCCAAAGTGCTTTACGTGGTAGGAGCGCTTCTCTTCGTTGGCATCCTTACCACGCAGAACCCAGTTCGGCCTTACACGCACAACGGCCTGCTCTCTCCCATCTACTTCATGGTGTTGTTGGGGTTGGCGGCAGACCGTTCGGCCTTTACACGCCTGCTTGCTGCCAAACCGCTTGAGCTGCTGGGCAACGCCAGCTACGCGCTGTACATCCTTCAATGGCCCATATATCTTGTATTTGAACAAGTAGTACCTGATGATGCCCTGGGCAATGGACGGTTCTACCTCTACTTTGTCATCCTTACCCTGACCAGCGTGGCGAGCTACCTGCTGTTTGAAAAGCGGATGAAACGGCTTATTCTGATGAAATGGAGTTCAAAGTAA
- a CDS encoding FAD-dependent oxidoreductase, whose translation MKNIDVLVIGAGPSGSVAASHLANQGYKVTIVERAKFPRFVIGESLLPISMEHYEETGLLPALEEKQFEIKEGALFIRDGIEFRISFDDNFTPGWTYAWQAPRGEFDKTLADETEKKGVEILYESTLGDLSFDEDVVRFNVNTPTGTVDYTAQFVVDSSGYGGVLAKMLEIPTHVSPTSNMATYTHFLDDTRDTFPTPMQISFDILETDLWLWVIPFNNGITSLGFVGNKKYFDEFTQDGADVNAAFNNMFKRSKKFAERFKDKTYMFEPKVHGDYTRHSDRFFGDRYVLTGNTTEFLDPVFSSGVAFATQSGITAAKLVDRQLKGEQVDWQKDYVEFLEYGIDVFRTYVKEWYTGNLQKIFFHVNINPLMKKQLTSVLAGYVWDKTNPFVSKHNTIIRTLAQVVDIEKMAKAKA comes from the coding sequence ATGAAAAATATTGATGTCTTAGTCATAGGAGCAGGACCATCTGGATCGGTGGCCGCTTCGCATTTGGCCAATCAGGGTTACAAGGTCACGATTGTGGAACGCGCCAAGTTTCCACGCTTTGTGATCGGTGAGAGTCTGCTTCCCATTTCGATGGAACATTATGAGGAAACAGGCCTTCTCCCCGCTTTGGAAGAGAAGCAATTCGAAATCAAGGAAGGAGCGCTTTTCATCCGAGACGGTATTGAATTCCGTATTTCGTTCGATGATAATTTCACGCCTGGCTGGACCTACGCCTGGCAAGCCCCGCGAGGCGAATTTGACAAAACGTTGGCAGATGAAACCGAAAAGAAAGGCGTTGAAATCCTTTATGAGAGCACGCTTGGCGACCTGAGTTTTGATGAGGATGTAGTGCGCTTCAACGTCAACACACCAACTGGAACTGTGGATTACACAGCCCAATTTGTGGTAGATAGCAGCGGCTACGGTGGCGTTCTGGCCAAGATGCTGGAAATTCCAACACATGTTTCGCCAACGAGTAACATGGCCACTTACACGCACTTTCTGGACGATACGCGCGACACGTTCCCAACACCGATGCAGATCTCTTTCGACATCCTCGAAACAGACCTTTGGCTGTGGGTGATTCCGTTCAATAATGGCATTACTTCGCTTGGTTTTGTGGGCAACAAGAAATACTTCGATGAGTTTACGCAGGACGGTGCCGATGTGAATGCGGCCTTCAATAATATGTTCAAGCGGTCGAAGAAATTCGCAGAGCGTTTCAAGGATAAGACCTACATGTTCGAACCGAAAGTGCATGGCGATTACACGCGTCATTCCGACCGTTTCTTCGGTGACCGCTACGTGCTTACAGGAAACACCACCGAGTTCCTCGACCCTGTTTTCTCTTCGGGTGTGGCGTTCGCAACGCAATCTGGAATTACCGCTGCTAAGCTGGTTGACCGCCAACTGAAAGGCGAACAAGTCGATTGGCAGAAAGATTACGTGGAGTTTTTGGAATACGGTATTGACGTTTTCCGAACCTATGTGAAGGAATGGTACACAGGCAATTTGCAGAAGATCTTCTTCCACGTGAACATCAACCCGTTGATGAAAAAGCAACTCACTTCTGTGCTTGCAGGCTATGTTTGGGACAAGACAAATCCGTTCGTGAGCAAGCACAACACCATCATCCGCACGCTGGCTCAGGTGGTGGATATTGAAAAGATGGCCAAGGCCAAAGCTTGA
- a CDS encoding FAD-dependent oxidoreductase — translation MTEKVYDFVIIGSGLGGLQCAYILADHGFSICVLEKNQQLGGSLQVFSRDKTVFDTGVHYLPALDEGQPLHSYFKYFGLTESVKWKKMDNHFDQISFDDGSKFHHTSSWEAFEDELIKEFPDEEKAIQLYSRTIQETVTTFPLDQLEFSEQDHTDIGLLGLGAKELIDGLTLNPKLRAVLAGSNLLYAGSAEKCPLYIHALVTHGYVLSAYRCVDGGSQLAKELSKRIREKGGEVLRRKKVVGFELESGQLTAAKTEDGETFQGKNFISNIQPKVLLQMIGKEHFKPSFYNRFQRALHTLSSFSVHIVCKPQSFPYLNYNVYHHTSNHVWAKPDYTEAEWPLQYLLCTPATSKSDEWADGISIMTYMRFDEVEQWANSQNTIVSPHERPSDYEAWKHQKTEQLLDAVEKRFPEIRNCIQSVHASTPLTFRDYIGNDDGNMYGTEKDFRRGLTNFISPQTKIPNLWLTGQYLNLHGIFGVTISSIVTCSQFLDKKQLLKRIKDTE, via the coding sequence ATGACGGAGAAGGTGTACGATTTCGTGATCATTGGTAGTGGGCTGGGTGGCTTGCAATGTGCTTACATCTTGGCTGACCATGGTTTCAGTATCTGTGTGCTGGAAAAGAACCAACAGTTGGGCGGCTCGTTACAGGTTTTCAGTAGGGACAAAACGGTTTTCGATACAGGCGTGCATTATCTGCCCGCGCTGGACGAAGGCCAACCACTTCACTCCTACTTCAAATACTTCGGACTTACAGAAAGTGTGAAATGGAAGAAGATGGACAACCATTTCGACCAAATAAGTTTTGATGACGGCTCGAAATTCCATCATACCAGTTCTTGGGAAGCTTTCGAAGACGAATTGATCAAGGAGTTTCCTGATGAAGAAAAAGCCATTCAACTTTACAGCCGAACCATTCAGGAAACCGTGACCACGTTCCCGTTGGATCAACTTGAATTCTCGGAGCAAGACCATACAGACATCGGCCTATTGGGTCTTGGTGCCAAAGAGTTGATCGATGGACTTACACTCAACCCGAAATTACGGGCAGTCCTGGCGGGTTCAAACTTGCTTTACGCGGGTTCTGCTGAGAAGTGTCCACTCTATATTCATGCGTTGGTCACGCATGGATATGTGTTGAGCGCATACCGTTGCGTGGATGGCGGTTCGCAATTGGCCAAGGAACTTTCCAAGCGCATCCGCGAGAAAGGCGGTGAAGTGCTGCGAAGAAAGAAAGTGGTCGGTTTTGAACTGGAAAGTGGTCAACTCACGGCCGCGAAAACCGAAGACGGAGAAACCTTCCAAGGCAAGAATTTCATCTCCAACATTCAACCGAAAGTGCTGTTGCAGATGATCGGAAAGGAGCATTTCAAACCGTCATTTTACAATCGGTTTCAGCGCGCTCTACACACGCTTTCCAGCTTTTCGGTGCACATCGTTTGCAAGCCACAATCGTTCCCGTATCTGAACTACAATGTTTATCACCACACTTCCAATCATGTTTGGGCCAAACCTGATTACACGGAAGCTGAATGGCCGTTGCAATACCTGCTTTGCACGCCCGCCACTTCAAAGTCGGATGAATGGGCAGACGGCATTTCCATCATGACCTACATGCGGTTTGATGAAGTGGAACAATGGGCGAATTCGCAGAACACGATTGTTTCCCCGCACGAACGCCCATCCGATTACGAAGCTTGGAAACATCAGAAAACCGAACAGTTATTGGATGCGGTTGAAAAGCGTTTCCCTGAGATCAGAAACTGCATTCAAAGTGTGCATGCTTCAACCCCGCTTACTTTCCGCGATTACATCGGCAATGATGATGGAAACATGTACGGAACCGAAAAAGATTTCCGCAGAGGGCTGACGAATTTCATCTCTCCGCAAACAAAAATCCCCAACCTTTGGTTGACTGGACAATATTTGAACCTGCATGGCATCTTTGGTGTTACCATCAGTTCAATCGTCACATGCAGTCAATTTTTGGATAAGAAGCAATTATTAAAACGAATTAAGGACACCGAGTGA